A genomic stretch from Aminobacter aminovorans includes:
- a CDS encoding (2Fe-2S)-binding protein produces the protein MLICHCNLITQKEIEDTIVELLDRDPWTLIVPAKVYHTLQKRGRCCGCFPNVVETIIRVTEAYHARSGAGEMDVVSHLDRVRELRVQFGSKANEGRKTGHRAA, from the coding sequence ATGCTCATATGCCATTGCAATCTGATTACCCAAAAGGAGATCGAAGACACAATCGTCGAGCTTTTGGACCGCGACCCGTGGACACTGATCGTGCCCGCGAAGGTCTATCATACGCTGCAAAAGCGAGGACGTTGTTGCGGCTGCTTCCCAAATGTGGTCGAAACGATAATTCGGGTCACCGAAGCTTATCACGCTCGTTCTGGAGCGGGCGAGATGGATGTCGTTTCACACCTGGACCGCGTCAGAGAGTTGCGCGTTCAATTTGGGAGCAAGGCAAATGAAGGGCGAAAAACAGGTCATCGAGCGGCTTAA
- the bfr gene encoding bacterioferritin, which yields MKGEKQVIERLNEALFLELGAVNQYWVHYRLLEDWGYGKLAKKEREESIEEMHHADKLIARIIFLEGHPNLQSISPLRIGQNVKEVLESDLAGEYDARTSYKKSRDICSQHGDYVSMKLFEELLADEEGHIDFLETQLQLLGEIGDEKYGQLNAEPADKAE from the coding sequence ATGAAGGGCGAAAAACAGGTCATCGAGCGGCTTAACGAGGCACTTTTCCTCGAGCTAGGCGCCGTCAACCAGTATTGGGTGCACTACCGCCTGCTTGAAGATTGGGGCTACGGCAAGCTCGCCAAGAAGGAGCGCGAAGAATCGATCGAGGAGATGCATCACGCCGACAAGCTGATCGCACGCATCATTTTCCTCGAAGGCCATCCCAACCTGCAGTCTATCTCGCCGCTTCGCATCGGCCAGAACGTCAAGGAAGTGCTCGAGAGCGATCTCGCCGGTGAATATGACGCCCGCACCTCCTACAAGAAATCCAGGGACATCTGCTCCCAGCATGGCGACTACGTATCGATGAAGCTCTTCGAGGAACTGCTCGCCGACGAGGAAGGTCACATCGACTTCCTCGAGACCCAGTTGCAGTTGCTCGGCGAGATCGGCGACGAGAAATACGGCCAGCTCAACGCCGAACCAGCTGACAAGGCCGAATAG
- a CDS encoding di-heme oxidoredictase family protein has translation MRKTRSADALRLLLLASLTLALHATAAISGDAAPAGLATERTDLNPKDKARVEKIVRPTTDFTKPEQFERMQGGAGTSEKRVNQDAFSQSSANITFEEEGTFKLGNGMFRKLWVSSPSSTQASDGLGPLFNARACQSCHLKDGRGHPPEGSSDATSMFLRLARTAETAEEKAAIAERKVLNFPDPVYGGQFQDLAVPGLKSEGRMVISYQQFPVQLSDTMTTLRWPIYSVTDLGYGPMDPKTTLSPRLTPPMIGLGLVEQIHPADILANADPNDKDGDGISGKASIVRDHKSGELTLGRFGWKASAPSIRQQSADAFAGDIGISTPDVPKHWGDCTKGQTACLEMPNGVQERLGGSEAPDPIMDLVTFYSQNLAVPARRDIDDPQVLRGKKMFYEAGCASCHTPKFVTRRDTPNKAQSFQLIWPYSDFLLHDMGDELGDGQQVGDAGGNEWRTPPLWGIGLTHTVNGHTFFLHDGRARNLSEAILWHGGEGQTSRDHFAALPAQDRDALVKFLESL, from the coding sequence ATGAGAAAAACGCGGAGCGCAGATGCGCTTCGCCTTCTGCTGCTGGCCAGCCTGACGCTGGCTCTGCATGCGACAGCGGCGATTTCAGGCGATGCGGCTCCCGCAGGGCTTGCCACCGAGCGCACCGACCTCAATCCCAAGGACAAGGCGCGCGTCGAAAAGATCGTCCGGCCGACCACCGATTTCACCAAGCCCGAGCAGTTCGAGCGCATGCAGGGCGGCGCCGGCACCTCGGAAAAGCGTGTCAATCAGGATGCGTTTTCACAATCCTCGGCCAACATCACCTTCGAGGAGGAAGGCACCTTCAAGCTGGGCAACGGCATGTTCCGCAAGCTTTGGGTGTCGTCGCCGTCGTCGACGCAGGCCTCCGACGGGCTCGGGCCGTTGTTCAACGCCCGCGCCTGCCAGAGCTGTCATCTCAAGGACGGCCGCGGCCATCCGCCGGAAGGCAGCAGCGACGCAACCTCGATGTTCCTCAGGCTTGCCCGCACGGCGGAGACGGCAGAGGAAAAGGCCGCGATCGCCGAGCGCAAGGTGCTGAATTTCCCCGATCCGGTCTATGGCGGTCAGTTCCAGGACCTTGCCGTGCCCGGCCTCAAAAGCGAAGGCCGGATGGTGATTTCCTACCAGCAGTTTCCGGTCCAGCTCTCTGACACCATGACGACGCTGCGCTGGCCGATCTATTCGGTGACCGACCTCGGTTATGGTCCGATGGATCCGAAGACCACCCTGTCGCCACGCCTCACGCCGCCGATGATCGGCCTTGGCCTCGTCGAGCAGATCCACCCCGCCGACATCCTTGCCAATGCCGATCCCAACGACAAGGACGGCGACGGCATATCGGGCAAGGCCTCGATCGTGCGCGACCACAAATCAGGCGAACTGACGCTCGGCCGCTTCGGCTGGAAGGCCTCGGCGCCGTCGATCCGCCAGCAATCGGCCGATGCCTTCGCCGGCGACATCGGCATCTCGACGCCCGACGTGCCCAAGCACTGGGGCGACTGCACCAAGGGCCAGACGGCATGCCTGGAGATGCCCAACGGCGTGCAGGAGCGGCTCGGCGGCAGCGAAGCCCCCGACCCGATCATGGATCTGGTCACCTTCTATTCGCAGAACCTGGCGGTGCCGGCCCGGCGCGACATCGACGACCCGCAGGTGCTGCGCGGCAAGAAGATGTTCTACGAAGCCGGCTGCGCTTCCTGCCACACGCCGAAATTCGTCACCCGCCGCGACACCCCCAACAAGGCGCAGTCGTTCCAGCTGATCTGGCCCTATTCCGACTTCCTGCTGCACGACATGGGCGACGAACTCGGCGACGGCCAGCAGGTCGGCGACGCCGGCGGAAACGAATGGCGCACGCCGCCGCTGTGGGGCATCGGCCTGACCCATACCGTCAATGGCCACACCTTCTTTCTGCATGATGGCCGGGCCCGCAACCTCAGCGAGGCGATCCTCTGGCACGGTGGCGAAGGCCAGACGTCACGCGACCACTTTGCCGCGCTGCCGGCGCAAGACCGCGATGCGCTGGTCAAATTCCTGGAGTCGCTGTGA
- a CDS encoding imelysin family protein encodes MAGRSLAAALAFCLFLPSTATSASEASAKVIADAIDGFIRPAYGRLVETTAELSKSMITLCATPSTDTLAAARASFARTTATWSEVEIIRFGPITEQNRLERLLFWPDRKGTGLKQVQSALADKDATATDAATLSQKSVAMQGLGALEFVLFGTGADELAGNSAAYRCAYGKAISGNIGAIASDVDAGWRDDNGFASQWKNPGAGNPLYRDDSEALTELLEVYVNGVELVRDVRLNGFFGKNTASDKPKQALYWRSEGTGASLAGNISGMEALFAASKFGELVPADERWVAESIGFEFTNAQAAAAAVTGPIDAALADPAKREKLGYFALVTSSLSEQFGTRLSGALGLTAGFSSLDGD; translated from the coding sequence ATGGCTGGACGTTCCCTGGCTGCTGCCCTCGCCTTCTGCCTGTTCCTGCCTTCGACCGCCACCTCCGCCAGCGAGGCGTCGGCCAAGGTGATCGCCGATGCCATCGACGGCTTCATCCGTCCGGCATACGGCCGACTGGTCGAGACGACAGCCGAACTCAGTAAGTCGATGATTACACTTTGTGCAACGCCGTCGACCGACACGCTTGCTGCAGCGCGCGCGTCATTCGCACGCACCACGGCGACCTGGTCGGAGGTCGAGATCATCCGTTTCGGGCCGATCACCGAACAGAACCGGCTGGAGCGCCTGCTGTTCTGGCCCGACCGCAAGGGAACCGGGCTGAAGCAGGTGCAGTCGGCCCTCGCCGACAAGGATGCCACCGCCACCGACGCAGCCACGCTGAGCCAGAAGAGCGTTGCCATGCAAGGGCTCGGTGCGCTGGAATTCGTATTGTTCGGCACCGGCGCCGACGAGCTCGCCGGCAACTCGGCCGCCTATCGCTGCGCTTATGGCAAGGCGATTTCAGGCAACATCGGGGCCATCGCCTCCGACGTCGATGCCGGCTGGCGCGACGACAATGGCTTCGCCAGCCAGTGGAAGAACCCCGGTGCTGGTAATCCGCTCTACCGCGACGACAGCGAGGCCCTGACCGAACTGCTCGAAGTCTATGTCAACGGGGTCGAACTGGTGCGCGACGTGCGCCTCAACGGCTTCTTCGGCAAGAATACCGCGTCCGACAAGCCGAAGCAGGCGCTTTATTGGCGCTCGGAAGGCACCGGCGCCTCGCTGGCCGGCAACATATCAGGCATGGAAGCGCTTTTCGCCGCTTCGAAATTCGGCGAGCTGGTGCCGGCCGACGAGCGCTGGGTTGCCGAGTCGATCGGCTTCGAATTCACCAATGCGCAGGCGGCGGCGGCCGCCGTCACCGGCCCGATCGATGCGGCCCTTGCCGACCCGGCCAAGCGCGAGAAGCTCGGCTATTTCGCGCTGGTAACGTCGAGCCTGTCCGAGCAGTTCGGCACCAGGCTGTCCGGGGCCCTCGGCCTGACCGCCGGTTTCTCGTCGCTCGACGGCGACTGA
- a CDS encoding DUF1513 domain-containing protein: MRTPLFDRRDFLKAAGAGFVLSLSPARRALALETDSMFATTYQARTGEYGVAILSEAGKILHSVTLPERGHDVTFDPISRKSVVFARQPGTFMLFFDHTGKDAPLTIPSIAGRHYYGHGVFSPDGALLYVTENDFDNAAGMVGVYDARDGFRRLGEFPTHGVGPHELILLGDGRTLAICNGGIETHPDFGRAKLNIPTMKPSFVLVDRVSNDLIEKHELPEKLHQLSIRHMDIDAEGTVWFGCQHEGPASEKPLLIGRAARGKELEMLDMPEGILGGFRNYIGSVAANRDAGLIAVSSPQGNAWAMIEAKTGKVVAKNDLVEVCGLAPDRHGFLATTGAGLVVEPDGKQTEDPEHVWDNHMLRIDLGNT; encoded by the coding sequence ATGCGCACGCCGCTGTTCGACCGTCGCGATTTCCTCAAGGCAGCTGGCGCGGGCTTCGTGCTTTCGCTCAGCCCGGCCCGGCGCGCGTTGGCGCTCGAAACCGACTCAATGTTCGCCACGACTTACCAAGCAAGGACTGGCGAGTATGGCGTGGCGATCCTGTCCGAGGCCGGCAAGATTCTGCACAGCGTCACCCTGCCCGAACGCGGTCACGACGTTACCTTCGATCCCATCTCGCGCAAGTCGGTGGTGTTCGCGCGCCAGCCCGGCACCTTCATGCTGTTCTTCGACCACACCGGCAAGGACGCGCCGCTGACCATCCCGAGCATCGCCGGCCGGCACTATTACGGCCACGGCGTGTTCTCGCCCGATGGCGCCCTGCTCTATGTGACCGAGAACGACTTCGACAACGCCGCCGGCATGGTCGGCGTCTATGACGCCCGCGACGGCTTCCGCCGCCTCGGCGAATTCCCGACCCATGGCGTCGGACCGCATGAGCTGATCCTGCTCGGCGACGGACGCACGCTCGCCATCTGCAATGGCGGCATCGAGACCCATCCGGATTTCGGCCGCGCCAAGCTCAACATTCCGACGATGAAGCCGTCCTTCGTGCTGGTCGACCGCGTCTCAAACGATCTCATCGAGAAACACGAACTGCCTGAAAAACTTCACCAATTGTCGATCCGACACATGGACATCGACGCTGAGGGTACGGTCTGGTTCGGCTGCCAGCACGAGGGTCCGGCGAGCGAGAAGCCGTTGTTGATCGGCCGTGCTGCGCGTGGCAAGGAACTCGAGATGCTCGACATGCCCGAGGGCATCCTCGGCGGTTTCCGCAACTATATCGGCTCGGTCGCAGCCAACCGCGACGCCGGGCTGATCGCGGTATCCTCGCCGCAAGGCAACGCTTGGGCGATGATCGAGGCGAAGACGGGCAAGGTTGTGGCAAAGAACGATCTTGTCGAGGTTTGCGGACTGGCGCCCGACCGCCACGGCTTCCTCGCCACGACAGGCGCCGGCCTGGTCGTCGAGCCTGACGGCAAGCAGACCGAGGATCCCGAGCATGTCTGGGACAACCACATGCTGCGCATCGACCTGGGAAATACGTAA
- the phnN gene encoding phosphonate metabolism protein/1,5-bisphosphokinase (PRPP-forming) PhnN, which produces MMVSALIERELTRLGSPVRNGVFVAVVGPSGAGKDTLIAYVRARLTDDDHVEFARRVITRHSDAATEDHDTLADAAFIEAEASGAFALSWEAHGLRYGIPASVDDAISVGHVVVANTSRGVIPALRQRYANIAVVEITASPEILATRLAARGRESRGEVLARLARTAPHDLSGPGHVAIDNSGAAEIAGERFLAVLRKAVAFSDVSGLI; this is translated from the coding sequence ATGATGGTTTCAGCATTGATCGAGCGTGAACTGACCCGCCTTGGCTCGCCTGTCCGCAATGGCGTCTTCGTCGCGGTGGTCGGCCCCAGCGGTGCCGGCAAGGACACGCTGATTGCCTATGTCCGCGCGCGCCTGACCGACGACGATCACGTCGAATTCGCCCGCCGCGTCATCACTCGCCACAGCGACGCTGCCACCGAGGATCACGACACACTCGCCGACGCGGCCTTCATTGAGGCAGAGGCTTCGGGCGCTTTCGCGCTGTCATGGGAAGCACACGGACTGCGCTACGGCATTCCGGCTTCGGTCGACGATGCCATATCGGTCGGTCATGTCGTCGTCGCCAACACCTCGCGCGGGGTCATCCCGGCGTTGCGCCAGCGCTACGCCAATATCGCCGTCGTCGAAATCACCGCATCGCCTGAGATACTCGCCACGCGGCTTGCGGCGCGCGGACGTGAATCGCGCGGCGAAGTGTTGGCGCGCCTCGCACGTACCGCACCGCACGATCTCAGCGGCCCCGGCCATGTGGCGATCGACAACAGCGGTGCGGCCGAGATCGCCGGCGAACGCTTCCTTGCGGTGCTGCGCAAGGCCGTCGCCTTCTCTGACGTGTCAGGTCTTATTTAG
- a CDS encoding peptide chain release factor 3, translated as MAEDIEKAVARRRTFAIIAHPDAGKTTLTEKLLLFGGAIQLAGEVKAKKDKIQTRSDWMKIERERGISVVTSVMTFEYGDNVFNLLDTPGHEDFADDTYRTLSAVDSAVMVIDAAKGIEPRTLKLFEVCRLRDIPIITFVNKMDREARNTFEILDEIEEKLALDTAPITWPIGQGKTFSGTYHLAQNAVRRGDAEAERTPVHGPDSNRAAGLLPDNERPAFIEELELAREACRPFDLQAFREGHLTPVYFGSALRNFGVRDLIEALGDIGPAPRAQEADARKVEATEEKMTSFVFKIQANMDPNHRDRIAFVRVCSGELKRGMKAKLVRTGKQMSLSAPQFFFARSRITADEAYAGDVVGIPNHGTLRIGDTLTEGEDILFRGVPNFAPEILRRVRLGDAMKAKKLKEALHQMAEEGVVQLFQPEDGSPAIVGVVGALQIDVLKERLSVEYTLPVDFEMARFSICRWIDADDKADLHRFIESHRGDIARDLDNDPVFLAQHEFSLNYEAERWKMIRFAAIKDYQVRDKVA; from the coding sequence ATGGCTGAAGACATCGAAAAGGCGGTGGCGCGCCGCCGTACTTTCGCGATCATCGCGCACCCTGACGCCGGCAAGACGACGCTGACCGAAAAGCTGCTGTTATTCGGCGGCGCGATCCAGCTCGCCGGCGAGGTCAAGGCCAAGAAGGACAAGATCCAGACCCGCTCGGACTGGATGAAGATCGAGCGCGAGCGCGGCATTTCGGTCGTAACCTCCGTCATGACCTTCGAGTATGGCGACAACGTCTTCAACCTGCTGGATACGCCGGGCCACGAAGACTTCGCCGACGACACCTATCGCACCCTGTCGGCTGTCGACAGCGCGGTCATGGTCATCGACGCCGCCAAGGGTATCGAACCGCGCACGCTGAAGCTGTTCGAGGTCTGCCGCCTGCGCGATATCCCGATCATCACCTTCGTCAACAAGATGGACCGTGAGGCGCGCAACACTTTCGAGATTCTCGACGAGATCGAAGAAAAGCTGGCGCTCGACACCGCCCCGATCACCTGGCCGATCGGCCAGGGCAAGACTTTCTCCGGCACCTATCACCTCGCCCAGAACGCGGTGCGCCGCGGCGACGCCGAGGCCGAGCGGACGCCGGTGCATGGCCCTGACTCCAACCGCGCCGCCGGCCTATTGCCCGACAACGAACGCCCGGCCTTCATCGAGGAACTGGAGCTTGCCCGCGAGGCCTGCCGTCCGTTCGACCTGCAGGCGTTCCGCGAGGGGCATCTGACGCCGGTCTATTTCGGCTCGGCGCTCAGGAACTTCGGCGTCCGCGACCTGATCGAGGCGCTCGGCGACATTGGCCCCGCACCCCGCGCCCAGGAAGCCGACGCGCGTAAGGTCGAGGCGACGGAAGAGAAGATGACGTCGTTCGTCTTCAAGATCCAGGCCAACATGGACCCCAACCACCGCGACCGCATCGCCTTCGTCCGCGTCTGCTCGGGCGAGCTCAAGCGCGGCATGAAGGCCAAGCTGGTCCGTACCGGCAAGCAGATGAGCCTGTCGGCGCCGCAGTTCTTCTTCGCCCGTTCGCGTATCACCGCCGACGAGGCCTATGCCGGCGACGTCGTCGGCATCCCCAATCACGGCACGTTGCGCATTGGCGACACGCTGACCGAGGGCGAGGACATCCTGTTCCGCGGTGTGCCGAATTTCGCGCCTGAGATCCTGCGCCGCGTCCGCCTCGGCGACGCGATGAAAGCCAAGAAGCTCAAGGAAGCGCTGCACCAGATGGCCGAGGAAGGTGTGGTCCAGCTGTTCCAGCCCGAGGACGGCTCGCCGGCCATCGTCGGCGTCGTCGGCGCGCTGCAGATCGACGTGCTCAAGGAGCGCCTGTCGGTGGAATACACGCTGCCGGTCGACTTCGAGATGGCGCGTTTTTCGATCTGCCGTTGGATCGATGCCGACGACAAGGCGGACCTGCACCGCTTCATCGAAAGCCATCGCGGCGACATCGCCCGCGATCTCGACAACGACCCGGTGTTCCTCGCCCAGCACGAGTTCTCGCTCAACTATGAGGCCGAGCGCTGGAAGATGATCCGCTTCGCCGCGATCAAAGACTATCAGGTCCGCGACAAGGTCGCCTGA
- a CDS encoding DNA alkylation repair protein produces the protein MTEDQTLAAPALKEIFDRERLRHIATETASISAAFDAEKFMALATANLDDLGIMQRLRQTATSLHGALPGSFENAVDVLHELAPRIQHGFASIVLSEYVALYGKGHFDLSMQALSYFTRFGSAEFAIRHFLARDFHGTLQVMRGWALDDNEHVRRLASEGSRPRLPWSFQLKQLIKDPSPTAPILEALRSDPSLYVRKSVANHLNDISKDHPDRVIDHISAWDMDDRNTAWIVKHALRTMIKKGDPRALGAIGSTGKPMVRVEAFAIQPAAILLGGRITLKANIASTAETVQQLVVDYAVHYVKKSGGSSKKVFKLKEINLPPGSQKELSISQAVRDFTTRKHYPGHHLIELIVNGETVAEGGFELKG, from the coding sequence ATGACGGAAGACCAGACGCTAGCCGCCCCGGCACTCAAGGAAATCTTCGACCGTGAGCGCCTTCGCCACATCGCCACAGAGACGGCTTCCATTTCTGCTGCCTTCGATGCGGAAAAGTTCATGGCGCTGGCAACCGCCAATCTCGACGATCTCGGCATCATGCAACGCCTGCGCCAGACGGCAACCAGCCTGCACGGAGCACTGCCGGGCAGTTTCGAGAATGCCGTCGATGTGCTGCACGAGCTAGCGCCGCGAATCCAGCACGGCTTCGCCTCAATCGTTCTGTCGGAATATGTCGCGCTTTACGGCAAGGGGCATTTCGACCTGTCGATGCAGGCGCTGAGCTATTTCACCCGCTTCGGTTCGGCCGAGTTCGCCATCCGTCATTTCCTGGCCAGGGATTTCCACGGCACGTTGCAGGTGATGCGTGGCTGGGCGCTCGACGACAACGAGCATGTGCGCCGCCTGGCCAGCGAGGGTTCGCGGCCAAGGCTGCCGTGGTCGTTCCAGCTCAAGCAGCTGATCAAGGATCCGTCGCCGACGGCGCCGATCCTCGAGGCGCTGCGCAGTGATCCGAGCCTTTATGTGCGCAAGTCGGTGGCCAACCACCTCAACGACATTTCCAAGGACCATCCCGACCGGGTGATCGACCACATATCGGCATGGGACATGGACGACAGGAACACTGCCTGGATCGTCAAGCACGCGCTGCGCACGATGATCAAGAAGGGCGACCCGCGCGCGCTTGGCGCGATCGGCTCCACGGGCAAGCCGATGGTGCGTGTCGAGGCCTTCGCGATCCAGCCGGCGGCGATCCTGCTCGGCGGCCGCATTACGCTGAAGGCCAACATTGCCTCGACCGCCGAGACCGTGCAGCAGCTGGTGGTCGACTATGCCGTGCACTATGTCAAGAAAAGCGGCGGCAGCTCGAAGAAGGTGTTCAAGCTCAAGGAGATCAACCTTCCGCCGGGCAGCCAGAAGGAGCTTTCGATCAGCCAGGCGGTACGTGACTTCACCACGCGCAAGCATTATCCCGGCCATCACCTGATCGAGCTGATCGTCAATGGCGAGACCGTGGCCGAGGGCGGCTTCGAGCTGAAGGGGTAG
- a CDS encoding SRPBCC domain-containing protein, with the protein MTIHQEVHIEGSPRNMYELLLDSARFQAMSGGRAAHISTHEGGEVSMFGGDIEVRNVELVPNRRIFQAWRSRAWPEGTCSIVRFELQADGTCTGLTFDQAGYPRSAHATLDEGWQKMYWEPMNRALTHH; encoded by the coding sequence ATGACCATCCACCAGGAAGTGCACATCGAGGGTTCGCCCAGGAATATGTACGAGCTGCTGCTCGATTCCGCCCGTTTCCAGGCGATGTCAGGCGGCCGCGCGGCGCACATCTCAACGCATGAAGGCGGCGAGGTGTCGATGTTCGGCGGCGACATCGAAGTTCGCAATGTCGAGCTGGTGCCCAACCGCCGTATCTTCCAGGCTTGGCGTTCGCGCGCCTGGCCCGAGGGCACCTGCTCGATCGTGCGCTTCGAGTTGCAGGCCGACGGCACCTGCACCGGGCTGACCTTCGACCAAGCCGGCTACCCCCGATCGGCGCACGCTACGCTCGATGAGGGCTGGCAGAAAATGTACTGGGAGCCGATGAACCGCGCGCTGACGCATCATTGA
- a CDS encoding DUF1801 domain-containing protein: MTGNRVQALLEEMRDHQPDHFAIVLRVREIVLQAGPSISEEIKYGGILFSARTPFCGVFSYAGHVTLEFSQGAALPDTHGVLLGQGKLRRHIKLLSVSDIKDRHVAAYVKLARNAAGD; this comes from the coding sequence ATGACCGGTAATCGCGTTCAAGCACTGCTCGAAGAGATGCGCGATCACCAGCCGGACCACTTCGCGATCGTCTTGCGGGTGCGCGAGATCGTGCTGCAGGCCGGTCCGTCCATCTCCGAGGAGATCAAATACGGCGGCATCCTGTTTTCGGCGCGTACGCCGTTTTGCGGCGTCTTCTCATATGCCGGTCATGTTACGCTGGAATTCAGCCAAGGTGCGGCTTTGCCGGACACGCACGGCGTGCTTCTGGGGCAAGGCAAACTGCGACGACACATCAAGCTGCTGTCGGTGTCGGACATCAAGGATCGGCATGTCGCCGCCTATGTCAAACTGGCGCGCAACGCCGCAGGCGACTGA
- a CDS encoding VOC family protein codes for MRPKTASPCITTKLVAETRDFYLRYFGARAVFDCGWFVSLEFETGLSLQFMEPQGGQPLCNTAGLTYNFCVDDVDDDHRLVTAAGLVPVMPIEDHPWGDRGFAIQDPNGIMLYIYSNRAPSAEFRQFYAPGAGHDR; via the coding sequence ATGCGCCCGAAAACTGCCTCTCCCTGCATCACAACGAAACTGGTCGCGGAGACGCGCGACTTCTACTTGAGATATTTTGGCGCGCGAGCGGTGTTCGATTGCGGCTGGTTTGTCAGTCTTGAATTTGAAACAGGGCTTTCGCTGCAGTTCATGGAGCCGCAGGGCGGGCAGCCTTTGTGCAACACCGCAGGGCTGACCTACAATTTCTGCGTCGACGACGTCGATGACGACCACCGGCTGGTGACGGCGGCGGGACTGGTGCCTGTCATGCCGATCGAGGATCATCCCTGGGGTGATCGTGGCTTCGCGATCCAGGACCCAAACGGCATCATGCTCTACATCTATTCCAACAGGGCGCCATCTGCCGAATTCAGGCAGTTCTACGCGCCAGGAGCAGGCCATGACCGGTAA
- a CDS encoding VOC family protein: MTVRLGYTILYVADVEATVSFYEAAFGLRRKFIHESNLYAEMDTGPTTLSFAGEAMAEMNGLAIRANRKSDLAAGFELALVFPDPHDAYRTAVAAGASQVKPPENKPWGQIVGYVRDLNGCLVEIASAMPD, from the coding sequence ATGACAGTGCGCCTTGGCTACACCATCCTGTACGTTGCCGACGTCGAAGCGACCGTTTCTTTTTACGAAGCCGCATTCGGCCTGCGTCGCAAATTCATCCACGAGAGCAATCTCTACGCCGAAATGGACACCGGCCCGACGACTTTGTCTTTTGCCGGCGAGGCGATGGCGGAGATGAACGGCCTGGCCATTCGCGCCAACCGCAAGAGCGACCTGGCGGCGGGCTTCGAACTCGCATTGGTCTTTCCCGATCCTCACGATGCCTACCGAACGGCGGTCGCCGCCGGCGCCAGCCAGGTGAAGCCACCTGAGAACAAGCCTTGGGGACAGATCGTCGGCTATGTCCGCGATCTCAATGGTTGCCTGGTCGAGATCGCCTCGGCGATGCCGGATTGA
- a CDS encoding helix-turn-helix transcriptional regulator, with protein sequence MTLSARYSELGLAADVSDEVEAVWTSVSDRAGSYRVLPDGRCDIILRFDAGQKPINSATVVVTGPVTRFYDVAIEPGMGFAGVRIRPGCFESVLGFEPTDLANANLIGPDAVSACPGLEALCAPARDQTELVARLTAFVGQRATASRFRPAPLARSVISAFHASGGRLRIREVAEMHGLSDRTVQRLVVKATGLTPKAFAAVLQFHRALRLLRDHRLSPAAAALEAGFSDQAHMSRVIRRMGGFSPARLPDVTLVSLLD encoded by the coding sequence ATGACCTTGTCGGCTCGCTACTCGGAACTGGGCCTGGCCGCCGACGTCAGTGACGAGGTCGAGGCCGTGTGGACGTCGGTCAGCGATCGCGCCGGAAGCTACCGTGTCTTGCCGGACGGCCGTTGCGACATCATCCTCAGGTTCGATGCCGGACAAAAGCCGATCAACAGTGCGACTGTCGTCGTTACCGGTCCGGTAACGCGCTTCTACGATGTTGCCATCGAACCAGGCATGGGCTTTGCCGGCGTTCGCATTCGACCGGGCTGTTTCGAAAGCGTGCTCGGTTTTGAACCGACCGATCTGGCGAACGCCAATCTGATCGGCCCGGACGCTGTTTCGGCATGCCCCGGGCTTGAGGCGCTCTGCGCGCCTGCGCGCGACCAAACGGAACTCGTCGCGCGACTGACGGCCTTCGTTGGCCAGCGCGCCACTGCCAGCCGCTTCAGGCCGGCGCCTCTGGCGCGCAGCGTGATCAGCGCCTTTCACGCATCGGGCGGACGACTGCGCATCAGGGAGGTGGCTGAGATGCACGGCCTTTCAGACCGAACCGTGCAGCGCCTTGTGGTCAAGGCGACGGGGCTGACGCCAAAGGCATTCGCGGCCGTTCTGCAGTTCCACCGCGCCCTGCGACTGCTGCGGGATCACCGCCTCAGTCCGGCAGCGGCAGCGCTTGAGGCAGGCTTTTCGGACCAGGCGCATATGAGCCGCGTCATCAGGCGCATGGGCGGCTTCTCGCCGGCGCGGCTTCCCGATGTAACCCTCGTCAGTTTGCTCGACTGA